TGAGAATCTGGTGACTCTGCCTTGCTACCGCTGGTCGCACAGCGTGGTCGTGCCGCCCGGCCATGAACTGCTCGATGCAGAAGGAGCACTGACGCTGCAAGCGCTGGCGCGCCACCCCATCATCACCTACGAGCAGGGTTACACGGGGCGTGCCCATATCGACAAGGCGTTTGCGGCGACCGGGCTGGTGCCTGATGTGGTGCTTACCGCCATGGATGCCGATGTAATCAAGACCTATGCGGAGCTGGGCATGGGTGTGGGCATCATTGCCTCCATCGCCTTCGATGCCGAGCGCGACCGCCATCTGCGCGCTATCGATGCTCGCCACCTGTTTGAGGTCAATCTCACGCGCCTGGCACTGCGCCGCGATGCCTGGCTGCGTGGCTATGCCTATGCCTTCATCGAGAGCTTTGTGCCTACGCTGACGCCTGAGGTGGTGCGTGCGGCACTGCAATCTGTCAAAGACTGAATTTCAACTCGGACTTCCCGAAAGAGCTTCAAGCCCCCGGGTATTGCACTGCACGGGGCGAATATGCAGCAGGGGCCGGCACAGGTGGTGCTCTATGTCTCGAGCTTTTTGCACAGCCATATCGTGGTGATGGGCGTCTTTGTCATCCGCTCGATCGGGCTGTTGTTCGATGCCTGGCCGCGCAGGCGTTGTGCCACGCAGGCTCGTGCCACGGTATGGACGCTGATTTTCATAAGATGTTTTTGGTATAAAAATTTTTATTTTTATTCTTTTGAGTTTTTTGGAGAAGGTTTCAGAATCGTTTTCATGCAGTGCAGCAAACACTGTTTTCAAAACCTTTCACGACTTCTCAGGAGAATTTTGTATGTCCATTCAAGCCATCAACGTACGCAATCAGTTCAAGGGCAAGGTCAAGGAAATCATCCGCGGTGACGTGGTCTCGGAAGTGGATGTGGAAACGCCCTGGGGCATCGTCACTTCGGTGATCACCACGCGCTCAGTCAATGACCTGGGTTTGGCGGTGGGCTCGGAGGTGGTAGCTCTGGTCAAGTCCACAGAGGTGTCCATCGCCAAGCTGTAAATCTCATTGACTCTCAAAGAGCACCCAGCGCAGGTACTGCTTGCGCTGGGTGCTTTCTTTTGTACTGTCTGCGGCTTCGCGCCTAGTCTCAATAGCAGACCTGCGGTTTGCTGGGTGGTGTTAACGGCTCTGAGGGGCGTGGTGAGTATCGGGCGCACAGCGTCTCAGGGGGTTTTTGCCTATTCCAGCGTCATCAATGCCGCATTGCCGCCCGCTGCCGCCGTGTTGTGCGACAAAGCTCGTTCATGCCAGAGCCGTTCCAGCCGAACGGGCTGGCCTGCCACACAGCGTGTGGGCAGTATCAACGGGCCGGGGCGCCTTGCCAAGGCCTGCGCCCAGCGTAGAAATTGAGGGTCGTCGCATTCCAGCAGTGCTGAATCCATGGGTTCGGTTTGCGCAATTTCCTCGATTCTCAGCCCGGCAGGCAGCAGCAGCACATGGCGGCGCAGTGGCTCTGGCAGCTCGCCGTGAACTGCGGTGCCTAGCGGGCCGGGTGCCCATAGCGGTTGCGAGCCGCAGGCCAGTGCGGCCGCCAGTTGCTGCAGCAGCATGGTTCTTTCCTGCGCCAGGCACAGTGTGCGCGGCTTGCCAAGCAACTGGTAGAGATTGCGCTCGCCTGTGGGGCCGGGCAGTAGGCGCACAGCATGCAGATCGGGCAGGGCCGATTGCAGGCGCTCGCAATCGCGGCTGACGATGGCCTCACCATACTGCCTGGCCCAGTGGCCCAGCTGCCGCAAGGCGGTCGCCGCTGCTGCCGTGACGGGCGTGGCATTGGCCTGTGCCTGCCCGGATTGATGCAGCAGCAGACTGAGCAAACGCAGGGGCGAGCCGGGTGTCTGCTGCAGGCGCGGAAGATACAGGGGACCGCCGGCCTTGGGACCGGTGCCCGACAGCCCCTCGCCGCCAAAGGGCTGAACACCGACTACGGCCCCCACCATATTGCGATTCACATACAGATTGCCAACATGTGCCGCCTGGGCGACCTGCTGCACGGTTTCGTCGATGCGCGTGTGCAATCCCATTGTCAGGCCGTAGCCCAGGGCGTTGATGCGCTCCAGCAACTGCGGCAACTCGCGCCTTTGATAGCGCAGTACATGGAGTACGGGGCCGAAGACTTCGCGTTTGAGCTGATGCAGATCGGGCAGCTCGATCAGCGTGGGTGCCACAAAATGCCCTTGTGCGGCAGTTTCAGGGCTCAGGGGCGATTGGTGGATGCGCAGACCCAGAGCCCTGAGTCTGGCGATATGCCGCTCGATACCCGTCTTGGCGTCGGCATCGATCACGGGCCCCACATCGGTGGCCAGTTCGGCCGGGTTGCCGCAATGCAGCTCTTGCATGGCACCGCGCAGCATGGCCAGCAGCCGGTCGGCGCAGTCGTTTTGCACACACAGCAGGCGCAGAGCCGAGCAGCGCTGGCCCGCGCTGTCAAAGGCGGATGCAGCAATGTCCTGAACGGCTTGCTCGATCAGGGCGGATGAGTCCACCAACATGGCGTTCTGACCGCCCGTTTCGGCCACCAGCACCACAGGCTGGCCGTCGGGGCGCAGCCTGGCGGCGGTCTGCAGAGCCAGCAGTCGCGCCACCTCGGTGGAGCCGGTGAACAGCACACCTGACACGCGCGCATCGGCCACCAGCGCGGCGCCCACGGTCTCGCCCCGGCCGGGCAGCAGCTGCAGAACGTCTGGCGCAATGCCGGCCTGATGCAGCAGGCGCACGGCTTCAAGGGCGATCAGCGGGGTCTGCTCGGCGGGCTTGGCCAGCACTACATTGCCAGCGCTCAAGGCGGCTGCGACCTGGCCGGTGAAGATGGCCAGTGGAAAATTCCAGGGGCTGATGCAGACTACGGGGCCTATGCCGGGGGCGAGCAGATCCGCATCGGCCTGCCGCTGAATCTGAGCCGCGTAATAGCGCAGAAAGTCCACGGCCTCGCGCACCTCGGACACGGCATTGGCTGCAGTCTTGCCGGCTTCGCGCATCAGCAGGCTCATCAGCGGCTGCATCTGCGTTTCAAAGAGCTCGGCTGCAGTCTGCAGCAGACTGGCACGCAGCTCGGCCGGGGTGGATTCCCACGCAGGCTGGGCCTGTGCGGCTGCCTGCATGGCCTGCTGAATCTGTGCGGGCCCGGCATCGCTGACATAGCCCAGCAGCTCCTGATGGCTGGCCGGGTTGGTTATGGCTGTGCCGATGGTGTCGGCGGCATGCACGGCATGGACACCTTGGCGAAGTTGTGCGGGCCTGCTTTGCGCAAGCGCTTGAGACAGAGCGCTCAATACACCGTCATCGCTCAGGTCCAGACCTGAGGAGTTGCGGCGCTGCTCACCCAGCAGATCGCGCGGCAGCACTATACGGGGGTGGGGCAGGCCTATGTCATCGCCTGCAAGAAGTGCCTCCACCCCGGCTCGGGTTTGGGGACCCGGTTGGCCCTCAGCCCAGGTTTGGTCTGCCGGGGCTGCTATCAAATCAGAGATAGGCCAATCGGGGTTGGCGATGCGGTGCACGAATGAGCTGTTGGCGCCGTTTTCCAGCAGGCGGCGCACCAGGTAGGCCAGCAGTGTCTCGTGCGTACCCACGGGAGCATAGATGCGGCAGGGGCGGCGTGCGGCCTTGTCCTCGGCCTCGACCACATGCAGGTAGAGCTGCTCGCCCATGCCGTGCAGGCATTGAAACTCGTAACGTCCGGCGCTGTAGGGCTGAGCACCAGCCAAGGATTCGATGCTGGCCACGGTCTGTGCGTTATGGGTGGCGAATTGCGGGTAGATGGCGCTGGGGGCGGCCAGTAGCTTGCGAGCGCAGGCAATATAGGCCACATCGGTGTGGTGCTTGCGGGTGTAGACCGGGTAGTCGCTCAGACCGTCGATCTGGGCGCGTTTGATTTCGCTGTCCCAGTAGGCGCCTTTGACCAGGCGCACCATCAGGCGGCGCTCGCTGCGACGGGCCAGGTCGATCAGATAGTCGATCACATAGGGGCAACGTTTTTGATAAGCCTGAATCACAAAGCCCAGGCCGCTCCAGCCTGCCAGGGCAGGGGCGTGGGCCAGCTGTTCCAGCAGGTCCAGCGACAGCTCCAGGCGGTCGCCTTCTTCGGCGTCGATATTGAGCCCTATGTCGTAGCTGCGTGCCAGCTCGCACAGTTGCAGCACGCGCGGCAGCAGCTCGGTCATCACGCGTTGCCATTGTGCGCGGCTGTAGCGCGGGTGCAGGGCGCTGAGCTTGATGGAAATGCCCGGCCGTTCATAGACGCTCTTGCCGCCAGCGGCCTTGCCGATCGCATGAATCGCATTCACATAGGACTGCATGTAGCGCTGTGCGTCCTCGGCCGTGAGTGCGGCCTCGCCGAGCATGTCGTAGGAATAACGAAAGCCTCGGGCCTGCAGCTCGCGAGCGCGCTCCAACGCCTTGGAAATGGTCTCGCCCATCACAAACTGCTCGCCCATCAGGCGCATGGCCATGTCCACGCCCTTGCGCACCAGCGGCTCGCCGCCCCTGGCTGTGATGCGTTTGAGCGCCGCGAGCAGGCCAGACTCGCTATGCGTATCGACCAGCTTTCCGGTGACCACCAGTCCCCAGGCGGCAGCATTGACAAAGAGCGAGGGGCTCTTGCCCAGATGAGCCTGCCAGTCGCCGCCGCGCAGCTTGTCGCGGATCAGTGCGTCGCGCGTGGCGGCATCGGGTATGCGCAGCAAGGCCTCGGCCAGACACATCAGCGCCACGCCTTCCTGCGAGGACAGAGAGAACTCCTGAAGCAGGCCTTGTACCAGCCCCTGGCGCCCCGCGCTGGCGGGTTGGGCGCGCAGCTGCTCGACCAGGTTTTGTGCATGGGCAGCGACCTGGGCAGCCTGGGCGGGCGGCAGCGTGGCTGCAGGCAGCAGCCGTGCCACGGCATCGGACTCGGCCATGCGGGTGGCGCAACTGATGGCTTGACGCAGTTCATCGGCAGGGCGGCTGGAATCTGGCAGCGCAGTGAAAGTCGGCATGTCTGTGCAGGTGTTGTAGAGCCTGGACGCGAGCGGGTGCGCGGCCTTCACCATGTTCACAGCTGCATTGCATGCGGCTCGGGCGCAGCTGTCTACATAGGGAAAATCATTGCTGGTTTGTCGAAAAATGAATCACTATATTGAGTGAATTAAAAAGAGGAATTCACCAATGATCGAGGCTTCAGAAGTGGATATCGACAGGATTGATCGAAAAATACTGGCAATTCTGCAAACCGATGGGCGCATCTCCAATCTGCGCCTGGCAGAGCAGGTGGCGCTGTCGCCCACAGCCGTACAGTCCCGCGTGGCCCGGCTTACGCGCGATGGTTACATCCTGGGCTACGAAGCGCGGCTGAACCCGCAGAAGCTGGGCGTGGGCATGACGGTGTTTGTCGAGGTGCTGCTGGATCGGACCACGCCCCATGTGTTTGACGAGTTCAAATCTGCCGTGCTCGCCTATCCGGCCATCATGGAATGCCATATGGTGGCAGGCGGTTTTGACTATCTGCTCAAGACCCGCATGGCCGATATGGCTGCTTATCGTGACTTTGCGGGTCGGGTGCTGTGGCAGCTTCCGGGCGTGCGCGAGACCAGAACCTATGCGGTGATGGAGGAGATCAAGGACGATGCGCGGCTGCCTCTGTAGGAGAAAAGCGCGTTTGAATGAAGGTCTCGGAGCCCTATATCTGCATTGACGCGGGCTAGCAACAACTGCTTTTCCAGGAGTGGGTGGGTTGCCCAAAACATGTAAATAATTGATACACACAGAGGTGGTCGCCGCAGCGTGGGCTGCGGCACAAAGCTGTGCAGTTTTTCTCGATTAATGACCAAAAAGCGGCATCTATGAGAGTCAATGCACCAGTGACCCAGCGGGAGTACAGCTTTGATGAGCATGCAACTCTGATGTCCACCACGGACACGGAGAGCTACATCAAATATGCCAATCAGGCGTTCATGGAGGTCAGCGGCTTCGAGCCGCAGGAGATCCTCGGCCAGACGCACAATCTGGTGCGCCACCCGGACATGCCCCCGGCTGCTTTTGCCGACATGTGGGCCACCCTCAAAAGCGGCGAGCCCTGGAGTGCACTGGTCAAGAACCGGCGCAAGAACGGGGACCACTACTGGGTTCGGGCCAATGCCATTCCCATCATCCGCAATGACAAGGCCAAGGGCTATATGTCGGTGCGCACGCAGCCTGAGCGCAAAGAGGTCGAGGCGGCGCAAAAGCTGTATGAGTCCATGCATGACAAGGGCGCTGCCGCTCCCGAGTTGCACAAAGGCATAGTCTCCAAGAAGGGGCTGGGGAAGGTGCTGTCGATCTGGCGGCACATGGGGGTGCGCTGGCGCATTCGCCTGAACTCCCTGGCCTTGTGGAGCGCCCTGATACTTGGCACCTGGCTGCTGGGTCAAAGCCAGATGCAGTTTTTGTCGATGGCGGCCTTCATGACGGTGGCGCTGATGGTGATGACCCTGTTGCTGGAGAGCCAGTTCGCCACGCCGCTGGAGCTGCTCAAGCGTCAGTCGCTGAATGTGGCAACCGGCAACAACCGGCAGACCGAATACTTGCAGCGCACGGATGAGATCGGCACCACGCTGCGCACGGTCAACCAGATCGGTCTCATGTTTCGCTGGCTGGTGGACGATGTGAATCAGCAGGCGCTCAATGTTCAGCAGGCCTGTAACGAGATCGAGCAGGGCAACAGCTATCTGCACGGGCAGACCGAGCAGCTGGCGGTGAATGTGGCCCAGACTTCGGCGTCCATGGAGCAGATCACGGCCCGGGTTCAATCCAGCGCCGATACGGCACAAAAAGCCGGTGTGCTGGCCAGCGAAGCCAGCGCGGCGGCCTTGCGCGGGGGGCAGTCCATGGATCAGATCGTCTCCACCATGGAGTCCATCACGGCCAACTCCCGCCGCATTGCCGACATCGTCGGCGTGATTGACAGCATTGCGTTTCAAACCAATTTGCTGGCGCTGAATGCGGCTGTGGAAGCCGCCCGCGCGGGCGAGCATGGCAGGGGGTTTGCCGTGGTTGCCGGTGAGGTGCGAGCCCTGGCTCAGCGCAGCGCCGATGCAGCCAAGGAGATCAAGACGCTGATTCAGGCCAGCACGGCCACCATCGAGGCCGGCTCTTTGGTGGTCGGAGATGCGGGGACCAACATTGGTGAGATCGTCTCCCAGGCGCGCAGCGTAGCGGACTTCATTGCCGAGATCAGCAAGGCCACGCGTGAGCAGAGCGAGGAGATCAGCCAGGTCGGCAAGTCGGTGGCGGACATGGACTATCTGACGCAGCAGAACGCGCAGTTGGTGACCCAGGGGGCGCAGGCGTCCAGCAGCATGCAATGGCAGGTGAAAAATCTCGTGGAAGCGATTGGCGTGTTTCGATAGCTGATGAGTCGCAGAAGGCTGAGACGGCATGGCCGCTATCGTTGCAATGAGCGGGCGGCCGTCTTTCCTGATGAGCGAGATGCGCGCGAGCCGATCGTGGCAGGCGCTTCAGCCCCAGAGCGCCGGCTTGTTCACCATCAAATAGTAGGTGCCGGCCATGGCCACAAAAGCGGGGTAGCCCAGAGCTTCCCAGCGCAACTGATACTGCCGGAAAAGCGGTGGCAAGGCCTGGCTCTGGCTGTGGGCCTGAGTGGCCAGGGCCGCCATGCGCATCTGCAACCAGACTACGGGCAGCCAGCAGATGCCAGCCAGCGCATACAGCCCCAGAGAAAGTGCGAGCCAGGGAGTGGTGAGCGGCCAGCCTGCCAGATGCGCCATGGCAATGCCCGTAATCGGTTGAATGAAGACGCAGGGAGTAGTGAACCACCAGTCGGCCCGTACCACCAGGCGGCTGACCACGGCCTGGGCGGCGACCGAGCCACTGCGGTTTGCGAAAAACATATAGAAGGCCGAGCCGAGGCCGGTGCCGACCAGCAGCACGCTGGAGAGGATATGCAGTGTCTTGAGCAACAGATAGGTATTCATGATTCAAGCCTGTTGGACGAGTTGCCTGTTTGCAGCAAGAACCACAGCATGGCGGCGATGGGCAGGTTCTTGAGCAGCGGACCCAGAGGGTGCAGCCACAGCGTGGGCTGAAGAGCCGTGCCGATCACGGTCATGGCCGTCATCAGCAGCAGGGCGCTCAGGTAGATGGCGCGGCCGGGGCGCAGCAGCAAGGCCAGACCCAGAGCCAAATCGGCCAGCAGGCCGGACCAGATGAGCAGTGCCTGCCAGCGTGCGTCGCCAATGCCGCCCTGGTCCAGCAGGCGGGCACCTTCGTGGTTGAGGCCTGAGAGTCCGAGATAGTCCAGCGCGCTGACTACAGCCGTGCCCAGCCAGACGACGACCAGACTGGCGTGCATGAATCTGGCCGCTTGCTTTTGCGGGTTGGCTCTGCTGCCGTTTTGCAACTCAGGCATGGCGGCGGCCTTCCTTGGGCAAGGTGGCCAGCATGGCATCCGGAGCCACGGGGGCGCGCCCCAGCAGCGAGGCCAGGGTCTGAGGATCGGTGACGTTGTCGTTTTCCAGCAAGGCCATGGTTTCGCTGCACCAGGGCAGGGCTGGTATCTGGTCTCCGACTCTGGCACTGCCCTTGCTCATCCAGTCTGGCAGGGCATGCACCGAAGCCGGGCCGTAACCCATCTGGGCGCGCAGGCTGGCGATAAAGGCCTCTGTCGAAAGCGGCTGGGGGCCGCCGATTTCGACGATACCCTCGCAGGTGTCCGATGTCGCCATATGCGCGAGCACTTCGGCGAGATCGCGCACGGCCACGGGCTGAATCTGGCTGCTTCGCATGAGCTCGGGCAGCAGCAAAACGGGCAGTCTGGCCAGATTCAGAAACAACTGGCTGCTGGCACCGCCCGCGCCAAAGATGATGCTGGGGCGCACGACAACGGGCTTGAGCAGCGCTTGCCTGCCCAGCGCCAGCAAATGTTCGTCGGCCGCGCGCTTGGTGCTTGCGTACTGGGTGCCGCTCTGATCGGCCCCCAGCGCCGAGACCTGAACCACGCGGCGCACGCCAGCCTGGGCGCAGGCATCAAACAGCGCGATGGGTGCCAGAGAGTGCAGGGTCTGCAGATCCTGGCCGGGCTTGTCGCGCAGAGCACCGACGGCGTTGATGACGGCGTCGATGCCATGCAGATGCTCAAGCCACGCTTCGGTTGTCGTACAGGCGCTGAAGTCCAGAGGCGGCTGGCTGTGGCGGCTGCGCACCACGGGGTCGTGGTCCAGCAGGGCCAGCGCATTCACGATATGTCGGCCCAGAAAGCCTGTGCCGCCGCAGATCAGAACTCGCATACGCTACTCCTTTGCAATTTTCTGCCTTGACAGAATTCAGTTCGGCTTCAATCGTTGCCGCTCTCCCGGCCGCCATCCTTGCCTCTGACAAAGCGCTGGACGCTGGCGCCAAGGCGCAGGATCTTGTCCAGCGTGGCCGGGGACAGGCGCAGCATTTCGTCGGTCCAGATGCCCAGCGAATCCATGAGGCGCAGCGTCTCGTGCACGCGATCCTGGGCATCGGGCGTTTCCTGCTCGAATTCGGGCTGGGCGATCAATTCGCGCAGCAGTGCACTGGTGGGGTCGAACTCGCGCTGCTTGCGCTCTCGCACAATGGTGCGCAGCAGCTCCCAGACATCGGCCGAGGTCTCGAAATACTCGCGTCGGTCACCGCTCTTGCGGCTGCTGCGAATCAGGTTCCAGTTCAGCAGCTCCTTGAGGCTGTTGCTGACGTTGGAGCGTGCCGCACCCAGGGTTTCGCAGATTTCGTCGGCATTGAGGGGGCGGCCATGAAAGAACAGCAGTGCATGAATTTGCGCCACCGTGCGGTTCACACCCCAGGCGTTGCCCATATCTCCCCAGTGGTGCACAAAGCGTTCAGCGATAGGACTCAGTTGCATGAAGCGAAGTGTGGTCTTGCTTGAAATTTCTGTCAATACAGAAATTTCTATTCATGTGAATGCCAGAGAGGGATCGGCAAGGTGTTTGTGCAGGCTTTGCCCATGGGAGCCGGGACGGTAGGCAATTTTCTCGAAATGAAGAAATTTCACGTCCACCTGGTCGCTGCGTCGCTACTCGTAAAATAGTCGCATTACAGGGGCATGGAGCCCCGTCAGGGAAGGGAGAGTTCATGACTGCTGCATCCGTCTTGCGTGCCGCTTTGGTTCTGTCGGCCTGTGCTTGGGCCCAGGTCGCATCGGCTGCCTGCTATTTTGTCTATGCACCCAATAACGAGCTGATCTATCGCTCCAATGTGGCGCCGGTCGATCTGTCCCTGCCTCTGCATCAGACGGTGCCGCAACTCTACTCCGGAGCCCGCATGTTTTTCTCGCTCGACGAGTACAACTGTGCCACCGAGGTCAACCTGATCGCCGAGCGCGCCCAGATTGCTGCGGCGCGCAACAACCGCGAGCGTCGTCTGCGCGAAGAACAACGCTTCTGATTGCATAGCTGTCAGACAAGCGTCGGCGGCACCTTGAGGCTTGATTTGCCTTGCAGAAGGCCGATTGGCTTGGCGCGTGACATGGGCGCCCATGCAGTTTTTTGCCGTGGTCGGCTCTCGGGTATGGGGTGGCCTGAGACAATCGGGCACCATGAGTGAATCCCGCGACAACAAAATTCCCGAAAACCTGCCCGAAGTCCCGTCTGATGCCCCGGCGCTGCCCGAGGGCTGGCTGGAAGTGCTGTCCATGGACATGGATGCCCAGGGCGTAGCCCGCAAGCCCGATGGCAAGGTGGTCTTCATCGACGGCGCCCTGACCGGTGAAATCGTCAGCGCCAACACCCATCGCAAGAAGAACAACTGGGAAGCGGCCACGCTGACTGACATCCACCGCGAATCCTCGCAGCGCGTGACGCCCGGCTGCCCTAATTTCGGGCTGCACGCCGGTGCCTGCGGTGGCTGCAAGATGCAGCATCTGCATGTGGCGGCCCAGGTCGCCATCAAGCAGCGTGTGCTGGAAGACAACCTCTGGCATCTGGCCAAGGTCAAGCCTGAGACGCTGCTGCGCCCCATCGAAGGCCCGGCCTGGGGCTATCGCTTTCGCTCGCGCCTGTCGGTGCGCTATGTGGCCAAGAAGGGCAAGGTGCTGGTGGGCTTCCACGAGCGCAAGAGCCGCTACATCGCCGACATGGAGGTCTGCAAGATTTTGCCTCCCCATGTGGATGCAATGCTCATGCCCATGCGCGCACTGATCGCCAGCATGGATGCGCGCGAAACCTGTCCTCAGATCGAAGTGGCCTGCGGCGACCATGTCACCGCCCTGGTGCTGCGTCACCTGGAGCCTCTGTCGGAGGCCGACAAGCAGCGCCTGCGCGACTTTGCTGCCGAGCAGAACGTCCAGTGGTGGCTGCAGCCCAAGGGCCCGGATACCGTGCATCTGATGGAAGAAGGCGGCACACAGCTGTCCTACGGTCTGCCGGACTTTGGCATCACCATGCCGTTCAAGCCCACCGACTTCACCCAGGTCAATCCGCATATCAACCGCGTGCTGGTCACGCGCTCTTTGCGCCTGCTGGATGCGAAAAAGGACGAGCGCGTCATCGACTGGTTCTGCGGTCTTGGCAACTTCACGCTGCCCATTGCGACCATGGCGCGCGAGGTGCTGGGCATTGAAGGCTCGGAAACATTGGTCAAGCGCTCGCACGAGAACTATGCGGGCAACAATGCCACGCGCAGCGAAGACGACAAGCTGGCTCCCACCAGCTTCGTGGCGCGCAATCTGTTCGAGATGACGCCCGCCATGCTGATTGCCGACGGCAACTCCGACAAGTGGCTGGTCGATCCTCCGCGTGAAGGTGCGTTTGCCCTGTCCAAGGCACTTGCCGATATTCACCAGATCCGTATCGGCGCCAAGCAGACCGGTGTGGCCAGCGAAGAGCAGCCCGATTTGCTGCCGCCGCTGCCCGAGGGGCAGGAAAACTGGCAGTTCCCCAAGCGCATTGTCTATGTGAGCTGCAACCCGGCCACGCTGGCGCGCGATGCAGGCTTGCTGGTGCATCAGGCCGGCTATCGCTGCGTGGCAGCAGGTGTGGTGAATATGTTCCCGCATACGGCGCATGTGGAGTCCATGGCCGTTTTCGAGCGCGCATAAGCGAGCATGTCCTGAACTGCGCCTGCGCGGCGCAGTTCAGCCGCCAAGGGATGTATCCAGAATCATCATCAGCACAAAGCCCAGCATGAGTCCTGTGGTGGCCCAGGCTTCATGACCCTTGCGGTGGGATTCCGGAATGATTTCGTGGCTGATGACAAACAGCATGGCCCCGGCTGCAAATCCCAGGCCCCAGGGCAGCAGCACGGTGGAGCTGCTGACCACGATGGCGCCGATCACGGCCCCCAGAGGCTCGATCAGCCCTGTCAGTGCGCCCAGCACTACCGCAAAGCCCCGGGTATAGCCGGCAGCCAGCAAAGAGGCTGCGACGACAAAACCCTCGGGTACATCCTGTATGGCAATGCCCAGCGTGAGCGAGCTGGCACGCAGGCCCTCGTTGGCGGCATAGCCCACGCCGATGGCCAGACCTTCGGGCAGGTTGTGAAGGGTGATGGCAATCACAAACAGCCAGGTGCGCCGCAGCTGCTTGGCATCAGCGCCTTCACGGCCTTTGATGAAGTGCTCGTGCGGCAGCAGGCGTTCCATGGCCAGCAGGGCGGCACCTCCGAGCAAGATGGCTGTGCCTATCAAGGCTCCGCTCATCCATTCGCTGCTTGCGGGCGAAGTCGCTACCTTGGCGGCTTCCAGCCCGGGCAGAATCAATGAAAAGGCGCAGGCAGCCAGCATGACGCCTGCGCCAAAGCCAAACAGCGTGTCCTGTGTGCGCTCGGACGGATGTCGGGTCAGCAGCACGGGCAAGGCGCCCAGCGCGGTCGCCAGTGCCGCCATGCTGCCGCCCAACAGTGCATTCAGTGCTGCGGGATTGGTCTGCAGCTGTTTCCAGACCATGGATGCCAGCACCAGAGCACCAGCCGCAGAGATCAGCAGCCCGAGCCGGGTTCTGTGCGACAGGAGCGATTGGCTTGAAGATGCGCTTTGCAGTCCGTCCGGGCCCATGGCTCAGCTCCTGCTGGGCTGGGTGGCGGCAGCGAAGCGGCGCGCCACTTCATTCCAGTCCACCACGTTGTAGAACGCAGCGATGTATTCGGGGCGGCGGTTCTGGTATTTCAGGTAGTAGGCATGCTCCCAGACGTCCAGGCCCAG
This window of the Comamonas testosteroni genome carries:
- a CDS encoding GbsR/MarR family transcriptional regulator; translation: MQLSPIAERFVHHWGDMGNAWGVNRTVAQIHALLFFHGRPLNADEICETLGAARSNVSNSLKELLNWNLIRSSRKSGDRREYFETSADVWELLRTIVRERKQREFDPTSALLRELIAQPEFEQETPDAQDRVHETLRLMDSLGIWTDEMLRLSPATLDKILRLGASVQRFVRGKDGGRESGND
- a CDS encoding ZIP family metal transporter, which codes for MGPDGLQSASSSQSLLSHRTRLGLLISAAGALVLASMVWKQLQTNPAALNALLGGSMAALATALGALPVLLTRHPSERTQDTLFGFGAGVMLAACAFSLILPGLEAAKVATSPASSEWMSGALIGTAILLGGAALLAMERLLPHEHFIKGREGADAKQLRRTWLFVIAITLHNLPEGLAIGVGYAANEGLRASSLTLGIAIQDVPEGFVVAASLLAAGYTRGFAVVLGALTGLIEPLGAVIGAIVVSSSTVLLPWGLGFAAGAMLFVISHEIIPESHRKGHEAWATTGLMLGFVLMMILDTSLGG
- the rlmD gene encoding 23S rRNA (uracil(1939)-C(5))-methyltransferase RlmD, with protein sequence MSESRDNKIPENLPEVPSDAPALPEGWLEVLSMDMDAQGVARKPDGKVVFIDGALTGEIVSANTHRKKNNWEAATLTDIHRESSQRVTPGCPNFGLHAGACGGCKMQHLHVAAQVAIKQRVLEDNLWHLAKVKPETLLRPIEGPAWGYRFRSRLSVRYVAKKGKVLVGFHERKSRYIADMEVCKILPPHVDAMLMPMRALIASMDARETCPQIEVACGDHVTALVLRHLEPLSEADKQRLRDFAAEQNVQWWLQPKGPDTVHLMEEGGTQLSYGLPDFGITMPFKPTDFTQVNPHINRVLVTRSLRLLDAKKDERVIDWFCGLGNFTLPIATMAREVLGIEGSETLVKRSHENYAGNNATRSEDDKLAPTSFVARNLFEMTPAMLIADGNSDKWLVDPPREGAFALSKALADIHQIRIGAKQTGVASEEQPDLLPPLPEGQENWQFPKRIVYVSCNPATLARDAGLLVHQAGYRCVAAGVVNMFPHTAHVESMAVFERA
- a CDS encoding NAD-dependent epimerase/dehydratase family protein, which produces MRVLICGGTGFLGRHIVNALALLDHDPVVRSRHSQPPLDFSACTTTEAWLEHLHGIDAVINAVGALRDKPGQDLQTLHSLAPIALFDACAQAGVRRVVQVSALGADQSGTQYASTKRAADEHLLALGRQALLKPVVVRPSIIFGAGGASSQLFLNLARLPVLLLPELMRSSQIQPVAVRDLAEVLAHMATSDTCEGIVEIGGPQPLSTEAFIASLRAQMGYGPASVHALPDWMSKGSARVGDQIPALPWCSETMALLENDNVTDPQTLASLLGRAPVAPDAMLATLPKEGRRHA
- a CDS encoding DoxX-like family protein, with product MPELQNGSRANPQKQAARFMHASLVVVWLGTAVVSALDYLGLSGLNHEGARLLDQGGIGDARWQALLIWSGLLADLALGLALLLRPGRAIYLSALLLMTAMTVIGTALQPTLWLHPLGPLLKNLPIAAMLWFLLQTGNSSNRLES